From the Gramella sp. Hel_I_59 genome, one window contains:
- a CDS encoding NYN domain-containing protein, producing the protein MDTNLAVLIDGDNIPSAHIKEMMEEIAKYGNPTIKRIYGDWTKPHLNKWKSVLLENAIQPIQQYGYTQGKNATDSAMIIDAMDILYSNKVDGFCLVSSDSDFTRLATRLREASMKVIGIGEKKTPDPFIVACDKFIYIEILKNNSKDNENDKAKTKESRKQNVDKITPKVVRLISQTISDVADEDGWAFLGDVGSLLQKKQPNFDSRNYGFQKLTPMIDSIEKFEIESRENSNSRFKLIYVRNK; encoded by the coding sequence ATGGATACAAACTTAGCCGTGCTCATAGATGGAGACAATATTCCATCAGCACATATAAAAGAAATGATGGAAGAGATTGCTAAATACGGTAATCCTACGATCAAAAGAATTTACGGAGACTGGACCAAACCTCACTTGAATAAGTGGAAAAGTGTACTTCTTGAAAATGCCATTCAACCAATTCAGCAATATGGATATACCCAGGGTAAGAACGCTACAGATTCTGCAATGATCATCGATGCGATGGACATCCTGTACTCTAATAAAGTTGATGGCTTCTGCCTGGTTTCGAGTGATTCAGATTTTACACGTCTTGCTACCAGACTTCGTGAGGCCAGCATGAAAGTTATTGGAATCGGTGAAAAAAAGACTCCAGATCCATTCATTGTTGCCTGCGATAAGTTCATATATATTGAAATCCTGAAGAATAATTCCAAGGATAATGAAAATGACAAGGCTAAAACCAAGGAGAGTAGAAAACAGAATGTAGACAAGATCACTCCAAAGGTGGTTCGACTTATCTCACAAACCATTTCTGATGTTGCCGATGAAGATGGCTGGGCTTTCCTTGGAGATGTTGGAAGTTTACTTCAGAAGAAACAACCGAATTTTGATTCGCGTAACTATGGTTTCCAGAAGCTGACTCCAATGATAGATTCTATTGAAAAATTTGAAATAGAATCCAGAGAGAATTCCAATTCCCGTTTTAAGCTTATCTATGTTCGAAATAAATAA
- a CDS encoding pirin family protein encodes MRNIKKLHKAEYRPIGDLKTWSPMPTRDLQMLDPFLFLNHHGPQTYDANNQGLPFGPHPHRGMETVTFIIEGDITHKDTGGHNSVIEAGGVQWMTAGSGLLHAEVSSEEFKKNGGDLEILQLWVNLPQRLKMMQPQYKGLQKEQISVWENEERSVKAQVVSGNFKGIRGAFDTPTSVDLAVVQFNANTTLELKIPRDETIFFYVISGELQVNDILVPALHLAEFSNNSEILNIKASVESKLLFGHAKPLNENVVFGGPFVMNSEDEIRQAYDDFHSGKMGSWD; translated from the coding sequence ATGCGGAATATTAAGAAATTACATAAAGCCGAATATCGTCCAATTGGAGATCTTAAGACCTGGTCCCCTATGCCAACCAGGGATTTGCAAATGCTGGATCCTTTTCTGTTCTTAAATCATCATGGTCCGCAAACTTATGATGCGAATAACCAGGGGTTGCCGTTTGGCCCGCATCCACATCGTGGTATGGAAACCGTTACTTTCATCATTGAAGGTGATATCACACATAAGGATACCGGTGGGCATAATAGTGTAATTGAAGCTGGTGGTGTGCAATGGATGACTGCCGGAAGCGGACTCTTACATGCTGAAGTTTCTTCAGAAGAATTTAAAAAAAATGGTGGTGACCTTGAGATCCTTCAATTATGGGTGAATCTCCCTCAAAGACTGAAGATGATGCAACCACAGTATAAAGGACTTCAGAAGGAGCAGATCTCTGTCTGGGAAAATGAGGAAAGATCTGTAAAAGCCCAGGTCGTTTCAGGAAACTTCAAAGGGATACGTGGAGCTTTTGATACTCCAACTTCTGTGGATCTGGCTGTGGTACAATTTAATGCTAACACAACACTCGAATTGAAAATCCCCAGAGACGAAACGATCTTCTTTTACGTAATTTCCGGAGAACTGCAGGTGAATGATATTCTGGTACCTGCCTTACATCTGGCTGAATTCTCTAATAATTCTGAAATTCTGAATATCAAGGCTTCAGTAGAAAGTAAATTATTGTTTGGTCATGCTAAACCACTAAATGAAAATGTTGTTTTTGGTGGGCCTTTCGTGATGAATTCTGAAGATGAGATCAGGCAGGCTTATGATGATTTTCACTCCGGAAAAATGGGTAGCTGGGATTAG